One window from the genome of Lawsonibacter asaccharolyticus encodes:
- a CDS encoding DNA-damage-inducible protein, producing MSMGLDDKIQLFEDKRIRTAWDEEKEEWYFSIVDVVAVLTEAPNHQAARNYWKVTKKRLVDEGFEPVTSCNQLKMTAADGKKRLTDVADTEQLLRIIQSIPSHKAEPFKRWLAEVGRERIEETIDPELTIDRALETYLKKGYSREWINQRLQAIQVRKELTDEWDARGIQKGVEYAILTDEISRAWSGMTTRQYKTLKGLTKENLRDNMTTLELVLNMLAEATTTEISKQKEPVTFNENIETARAGGKVAGDARKAIEAQTGVPVITSKNAAQLSQVVVDIIEGNVAPSGEDADS from the coding sequence ATGAGTATGGGCCTGGATGATAAGATTCAGCTTTTTGAAGATAAGCGCATCCGCACTGCATGGGATGAAGAAAAAGAGGAGTGGTATTTTTCTATCGTCGATGTGGTGGCTGTGCTGACGGAGGCTCCGAACCATCAAGCGGCCAGGAACTATTGGAAGGTTACAAAAAAGCGCCTTGTGGACGAGGGTTTTGAACCGGTTACATCTTGTAACCAGTTGAAAATGACCGCCGCTGACGGGAAAAAGCGGTTAACTGACGTAGCGGATACGGAACAGCTTCTTCGGATCATCCAATCCATCCCGTCACACAAAGCAGAGCCCTTCAAGCGTTGGTTGGCAGAAGTAGGACGGGAACGCATTGAGGAAACGATTGATCCGGAGCTGACCATTGATCGCGCACTGGAAACCTATCTGAAGAAAGGCTATTCCCGCGAGTGGATCAACCAGCGCCTTCAGGCAATCCAGGTGCGAAAGGAACTCACCGATGAATGGGATGCCCGCGGTATTCAGAAGGGTGTGGAATATGCCATTCTGACTGATGAGATATCCCGTGCGTGGTCAGGGATGACGACCCGGCAGTACAAAACGCTCAAGGGGTTGACAAAAGAAAATCTCCGCGATAATATGACAACACTGGAACTTGTTTTGAATATGTTGGCTGAGGCTACGACTACAGAAATATCAAAGCAGAAAGAGCCAGTAACATTTAACGAAAATATAGAGACTGCACGTGCCGGTGGAAAGGTTGCTGGCGATGCGCGGAAAGCAATTGAAGCGCAGACTGGTGTCCCAGTTATTACATCAAAGAATGCGGCCCAACTCAGTCAGGTAGTTGTAGATATTATCGAGGGAAACGTCGCTCCATCTGGAGAAGATGCGGACTCATAA
- a CDS encoding C4-dicarboxylate anaerobic carrier has translation MTAKKEHKPLSNYSLLLIIIGIVYLLSFIIPSGSFTRVDGVVDPNSYTAQEKVFLSPLKVFAALPQTVISSQGSTILAMIIVAGAIGVVTQSGALDMAIHSLTKKFANKILLIIPVIFAYFGTLSMVGVQVVIPFVPLAITLARRMKLDNIFAASVMILGAYCGFMSSPINPFTTAVAQEIAGLPTFSGAGLRSVATVVLLAIMAGYMCWYAARVRRDPNKSVMDKSDFSDFGELPDYGDQKMTIQQGLTLGIFFAGFILFGVLAAKYQFGTTQLSSIMLPTAFLCGIVNGWGVDKIMKGFIKGAQMQIIPIVVMILACAVPTILDQSGILDSVVYYLSLTLDGFSSAFAAIGMFVANAVINMAIPSGSAQAVAVMPIMAPLSDVLGVSRQVAVLAYQFGDGFTNLLNPACAPLIGCLAAARCTLKDWFKLVIPLYIIVFFVCCAFLVIATMIGWQ, from the coding sequence ATGACTGCAAAAAAAGAACATAAACCGTTATCCAATTATTCCTTGCTGCTGATTATTATTGGCATTGTATATTTGCTCTCCTTTATTATTCCGTCGGGATCTTTTACCCGTGTAGACGGTGTGGTGGATCCCAACAGCTACACGGCCCAGGAAAAAGTGTTTCTCAGTCCGTTGAAGGTGTTTGCGGCACTTCCCCAGACGGTTATTTCCAGTCAGGGTTCTACCATACTTGCCATGATTATCGTGGCCGGGGCCATCGGAGTTGTGACGCAGTCAGGGGCCCTGGATATGGCCATCCACTCTCTGACAAAGAAATTTGCAAATAAAATCCTGTTGATTATTCCGGTTATTTTTGCTTACTTTGGGACGCTCTCTATGGTAGGCGTTCAGGTTGTTATTCCCTTTGTTCCCCTGGCCATCACACTGGCCCGGCGGATGAAGCTGGACAATATCTTTGCGGCCTCTGTAATGATTTTGGGCGCTTACTGCGGGTTTATGTCTTCGCCCATTAATCCGTTTACCACAGCCGTTGCCCAGGAAATCGCAGGATTGCCTACCTTCTCCGGCGCAGGCTTGCGCAGTGTCGCTACGGTTGTGCTGCTGGCCATTATGGCCGGATACATGTGCTGGTATGCGGCCCGTGTACGCAGGGACCCCAACAAAAGCGTTATGGACAAGTCGGATTTTTCCGACTTTGGGGAATTGCCGGATTACGGGGATCAGAAGATGACCATTCAGCAGGGGCTGACGTTGGGCATTTTCTTCGCGGGCTTCATTTTGTTTGGTGTATTGGCGGCGAAATATCAGTTTGGCACTACCCAGCTCTCCTCTATCATGCTACCCACGGCTTTCTTGTGTGGTATTGTGAACGGCTGGGGTGTGGATAAAATCATGAAGGGCTTTATTAAAGGCGCTCAGATGCAGATTATTCCTATTGTGGTTATGATTCTGGCTTGCGCAGTGCCCACGATTTTGGACCAGTCCGGGATTCTGGACTCGGTGGTGTACTATCTCTCGCTTACCCTAGACGGTTTCAGTAGTGCCTTTGCGGCCATTGGAATGTTTGTGGCTAATGCGGTTATTAACATGGCTATCCCCTCAGGTAGTGCCCAGGCGGTTGCCGTGATGCCCATTATGGCGCCGCTTTCCGATGTACTGGGCGTCTCCCGGCAGGTGGCGGTACTGGCCTACCAATTTGGCGACGGTTTTACTAACCTCCTTAATCCGGCCTGCGCTCCGCTGATTGGCTGTTTGGCCGCGGCCCGCTGTACACTGAAAGACTGGTTCAAACTGGTGATTCCTCTCTATATCATTGTGTTTTTTGTTTGCTGTGCCTTCCTGGTCATTGCGACCATGATTGGATGGCAGTAA
- a CDS encoding sulfatase, translated as MYRRETPWDIVKPLLFFLGSILWLEGIYRAFYVRPFFDVGLVYILLFSLPLAGMCALLTSLWGKKGNRKAGFAVLGVLTLWYMIQSVYHTIFATVLVTKSFNMAGQALGSYWKETLLGIWEALPALLLLAVPLVVYFFQPRFALLNRPDGRVLLGVIGGVIIVQAAAVLAIALPTGGIMTTRQIYRETFVPDLTVSHFGLATTLRLDIEQTLFGLEEPSRPDPGEGSVSTLAPGNVSVQPEEPEEGETPAASGPNVMDIDFDALIANETDSTLKDMHEYFRDRTPTEKNQYTGMFQGKNLLLFTGEAFWIGAVNEQYTPTLYKLAHSGFVFEIFYNPLWYYSTVDGEYAATTGLIPTNQVNASQRYAGKNGVSMYFSMGNQLRALGYPTLAYHNNTANYYDRNLSHPNLGYDFYACDTGLDVAMTWPQSDLEMMQLTLPQALAGEKPFHNYYMTVSGHMNYSFAGNAMSAKHRDEVADLDMSEAARAYLACNMELDQALEYTIKTLEEAGELENTVIVLSGDHYPYGLDGTGAIDELAGEGTEADPFEKYRSTLILWSGDMEEPVVVDKPCYSVDIIPTLSNLFGLEYDSRLLAGRDILSDAPGLVIFNDYSYLTELGRYNADTDTFTPNEGAQVPENYAQDTYWEARYIRSYSEKILFNDYYRKIGLEPPAGPEEN; from the coding sequence ATGTATCGGAGAGAAACTCCCTGGGACATCGTAAAACCGCTCCTGTTTTTCCTGGGCTCTATCCTCTGGCTGGAGGGGATCTACCGGGCTTTCTATGTCCGGCCCTTTTTTGATGTGGGGCTGGTCTATATCCTGCTTTTCTCCCTGCCGCTGGCCGGGATGTGTGCCCTTTTGACCTCTCTCTGGGGCAAGAAGGGGAACCGCAAGGCCGGCTTCGCCGTGCTTGGCGTGCTGACCCTGTGGTACATGATCCAGTCGGTGTACCACACGATCTTTGCCACCGTGCTGGTCACCAAGTCCTTCAACATGGCAGGTCAGGCCCTGGGCAGCTACTGGAAGGAGACCCTGCTGGGCATCTGGGAGGCCCTGCCCGCCCTGCTCCTGCTGGCCGTCCCTCTGGTGGTGTACTTCTTCCAGCCACGGTTCGCCCTCCTGAACCGCCCGGACGGCCGGGTGCTGCTGGGAGTGATCGGCGGCGTGATCATCGTGCAGGCCGCAGCAGTGCTGGCGATCGCCCTGCCCACCGGCGGGATCATGACGACCCGCCAGATCTATCGAGAGACCTTTGTCCCAGACCTGACGGTCTCCCACTTCGGCCTGGCCACCACCCTGCGGCTGGATATCGAGCAGACCCTCTTTGGCCTGGAGGAACCCAGCCGCCCCGACCCGGGTGAGGGCTCGGTCTCCACGCTGGCCCCGGGGAATGTCTCTGTCCAGCCGGAGGAGCCGGAGGAAGGGGAGACCCCCGCCGCCTCCGGTCCCAATGTCATGGACATCGACTTCGACGCCCTGATCGCCAACGAGACGGACAGCACCCTGAAGGACATGCACGAGTATTTCCGGGACCGGACGCCCACGGAGAAAAATCAGTACACCGGCATGTTCCAGGGCAAGAATCTGCTCCTTTTCACCGGCGAGGCTTTCTGGATCGGCGCAGTGAACGAGCAGTACACCCCCACCTTATACAAGCTGGCCCACTCCGGCTTTGTGTTTGAGATCTTCTACAACCCCCTGTGGTATTACTCCACGGTGGATGGGGAGTATGCCGCCACCACCGGCCTGATCCCCACCAACCAGGTCAATGCCTCCCAGCGGTATGCAGGAAAAAACGGGGTCTCCATGTACTTCTCCATGGGCAACCAGCTCCGGGCCCTGGGCTATCCCACCCTGGCCTACCACAACAATACAGCCAACTACTATGACCGCAACCTCTCCCACCCCAACCTGGGCTATGATTTCTACGCCTGTGACACCGGGCTGGATGTGGCCATGACCTGGCCCCAGTCCGACCTGGAGATGATGCAGCTGACCCTCCCCCAGGCTCTGGCCGGAGAGAAGCCCTTCCACAACTACTATATGACGGTGAGCGGCCACATGAATTACAGCTTCGCCGGCAACGCCATGTCCGCCAAGCACCGAGATGAGGTGGCGGATCTGGACATGAGCGAGGCCGCCCGGGCCTATCTGGCCTGCAACATGGAGTTGGACCAGGCTCTGGAGTACACCATCAAGACGCTGGAGGAGGCCGGCGAGCTGGAGAACACCGTGATCGTCCTCTCCGGGGACCACTACCCCTATGGCCTGGACGGCACCGGCGCCATCGACGAGCTGGCGGGGGAAGGCACGGAGGCCGATCCCTTTGAGAAGTACCGCTCCACGCTGATCCTCTGGTCCGGTGACATGGAGGAGCCTGTGGTAGTGGACAAGCCCTGTTACAGCGTGGACATCATCCCCACCCTGTCCAATCTGTTCGGCCTGGAATATGACTCCCGCCTGCTGGCCGGCCGGGATATCCTCTCCGACGCCCCCGGCCTGGTCATCTTTAACGATTACAGCTATCTCACCGAACTGGGGCGTTACAATGCGGACACGGACACCTTCACCCCAAACGAGGGGGCACAGGTGCCGGAAAACTACGCCCAGGACACCTACTGGGAGGCCCGGTATATCCGCAGCTATTCGGAGAAGATCCTATTCAATGACTACTACCGCAAAATCGGGCTGGAGCCCCCGGCCGGTCCGGAGGAGAACTGA
- a CDS encoding hypothetical — protein MNDPASFLYRDKTIIEDMTLFGSINKMQLNNNAERIISIECRTEDGKRLVQATLTEKQHELACDAYKATQMVRISGVVDKSKKIWAMEYLSLFEVLSSSGEVIGKA, from the coding sequence TTGAACGATCCTGCATCTTTTTTGTATCGTGACAAGACCATAATTGAAGATATGACACTGTTTGGTTCAATTAACAAAATGCAACTAAACAATAATGCAGAACGAATAATCTCAATAGAATGCAGAACAGAAGATGGAAAGCGATTGGTCCAAGCTACTTTAACCGAGAAGCAACATGAATTAGCCTGTGATGCATATAAGGCAACTCAAATGGTACGGATATCAGGAGTTGTTGATAAGAGTAAAAAAATTTGGGCAATGGAGTATCTATCTCTATTTGAAGTACTCTCGTCCAGCGGAGAGGTTATCGGAAAAGCATAG
- a CDS encoding acylamino-acid-releasing enzyme — MDQIKIDSFLDYQFISNPKWSSEGEWISYWVRNPDVQRDTYDRELRLLDRRGTCVPVRHDIPVTDCLWAPEEERLILCLAPEHGKTELVSLNPRTQELSPYAQLPYSPVKLEFFSQDELILTVNRNLWPYQFPRYNYMAFRETPFRLNGGEVVEGRRTNLYVYQVKTGRCVPLMPGDNHCVVLCSVGTQGVVFAAIPADGVPCDQPGVYYWDAQSETCQTLLQPNTWYVRALGWLNGRPVFSGSKGETYGRYQYDGFYWLDEAEPKLLCRLDYCVGLNSVLTDGAMGAGQMLCSRPDGIYFVSTINDRSGVYRLNLDGTVAGPLTQCDVVTGFDECHGEIVYCGLKGLELAELYLAGTERRLTDCSRLSKRYRLHVPKALILHPQGREEIHGWVIEPDRAAEGGRLPAIFTIHGGPRSSYSSVFSHEMQVWVASGYYVLFCNPRGSDSRGNAFGEIRGQYGSIDYQDLMDFVDAALERYPQIDPERVGVVGGSYGGYMVNWIIGHTDRFRAAVSLRSISNWITHECLSDIGHYYVEDQAGGSILSGDAEKMWNNSPLKYADRAITPTLFIHAEQDFRCGTQESLQMFYVLRRREIPCRMVLFQGENHMLGVSGRPRSRIGCMKETLTWLDQHLKPQHGLDHESGSD; from the coding sequence ATGGATCAGATCAAAATAGACAGCTTTTTGGACTATCAGTTTATCAGCAATCCAAAATGGTCTTCCGAGGGGGAATGGATTTCCTACTGGGTCCGGAACCCCGATGTCCAGCGGGATACCTACGACCGGGAACTGCGGCTGCTAGACCGAAGGGGAACCTGTGTGCCGGTCCGGCATGATATCCCCGTCACAGACTGTCTCTGGGCGCCGGAAGAAGAAAGGCTTATCCTGTGTCTGGCTCCGGAACATGGAAAAACAGAGCTTGTTTCCCTAAATCCGCGTACGCAGGAGCTTTCTCCCTATGCCCAGCTTCCCTACAGCCCGGTGAAACTGGAATTTTTCTCCCAAGATGAGCTGATTCTGACCGTAAATCGGAATCTTTGGCCCTATCAGTTTCCCCGGTACAACTACATGGCATTTAGGGAGACCCCCTTCCGTCTAAATGGCGGAGAGGTGGTAGAGGGAAGGCGGACAAACCTGTATGTGTATCAGGTGAAAACCGGCCGATGTGTACCGCTCATGCCTGGAGACAACCATTGTGTTGTGCTGTGCAGTGTGGGAACGCAGGGGGTTGTGTTTGCAGCCATACCTGCAGACGGAGTGCCGTGCGACCAACCGGGAGTCTACTACTGGGATGCGCAGAGCGAAACCTGTCAGACTTTGCTGCAGCCCAATACCTGGTATGTGCGAGCCCTGGGTTGGCTCAACGGCCGACCGGTCTTTTCCGGTTCCAAAGGGGAGACTTATGGCCGATACCAATACGATGGTTTTTACTGGCTGGATGAAGCGGAGCCCAAGCTGTTGTGCCGGCTTGATTATTGTGTCGGCTTGAATTCAGTGTTGACCGATGGAGCCATGGGAGCAGGACAAATGCTATGCAGCCGTCCGGACGGGATTTATTTTGTTTCCACAATAAACGACAGGAGCGGCGTCTACCGGCTTAATCTAGATGGGACGGTAGCAGGGCCCTTGACCCAATGCGATGTGGTCACTGGGTTTGATGAATGCCATGGAGAAATTGTATACTGTGGCCTGAAGGGACTGGAACTGGCGGAGCTTTATTTGGCAGGAACTGAGCGCCGTTTGACCGATTGCAGCCGCCTGTCAAAGCGATACCGGCTCCATGTGCCAAAGGCGCTGATTCTCCATCCCCAGGGACGGGAGGAAATTCATGGCTGGGTCATCGAGCCGGACCGAGCGGCAGAAGGGGGCCGTCTGCCTGCTATATTCACGATTCACGGGGGACCCCGGAGTAGCTATTCTTCGGTGTTCAGCCATGAGATGCAGGTTTGGGTGGCTAGTGGATATTATGTCCTATTCTGCAATCCCAGAGGGAGCGACTCCCGTGGAAATGCCTTTGGAGAAATTCGGGGACAATATGGGTCGATTGACTATCAAGATTTAATGGATTTTGTGGATGCTGCATTGGAGCGCTATCCCCAGATTGACCCGGAAAGGGTGGGGGTAGTCGGGGGAAGCTATGGCGGCTACATGGTAAACTGGATCATTGGACATACGGACCGATTCCGGGCCGCGGTGTCACTGCGATCCATTTCCAACTGGATTACTCACGAGTGTTTGAGCGATATTGGACACTACTATGTGGAAGATCAGGCCGGCGGTAGTATTTTATCCGGGGATGCAGAGAAAATGTGGAATAATTCTCCCCTCAAATATGCGGATCGGGCGATTACCCCCACGCTGTTTATCCATGCCGAGCAGGACTTTCGATGTGGCACGCAGGAGTCGCTTCAGATGTTTTATGTACTGCGCCGCCGGGAGATTCCGTGCCGGATGGTTCTGTTCCAGGGGGAAAACCACATGCTGGGAGTAAGCGGAAGGCCCCGGAGCCGCATTGGCTGTATGAAAGAGACACTGACCTGGCTGGATCAGCATTTGAAGCCCCAGCACGGGTTGGACCATGAAAGCGGGAGTGACTAA